From a single Rhinolophus ferrumequinum isolate MPI-CBG mRhiFer1 chromosome 15, mRhiFer1_v1.p, whole genome shotgun sequence genomic region:
- the MATCAP1 gene encoding microtubule-associated tyrosine carboxypeptidase 1, whose amino-acid sequence MVLDSGAQVYEQAPPSPPASPSSLGRRLKPSDRDGTPLYPWPRSLALPLALSVSSALQPRPERQSFPELRLGRRGHMRRSESTCTVNSTGRRGGSTQGRALPGRGRDPGGSTLRSAASLPHIAKTQKEVGRGASRSPCLLVALRPTNMDHERKKFFQSHYTYNPQFEYQEPMPTAVLEKYCEASGQFIHQAVGIIEAVLEKFGTYEHFEAATGGQLLTKCQIWSIVRKYMQKEGCVGEVVVQLSEDLLSQAVMMVENSRPTLAINLTGARQYWLEGMLRHEIGTHYLRGVNNARQPWHNAEGRLQYGLRPANPTEEGLASLHSVLFRKQPFLWRAALLYYTVHRAARMSFRQLFQDLARYVQDADVRWEYCVRAKRGQTDTSLPGCFSKDQVYLDGIVHILRHRQTIDFPLLTSLGKVSYEDIDHLRPHGVLDNTRVPHFMQDLARYRQQLEHIMATNRLDEAELGRLLPD is encoded by the exons ATGGTGCTGGACTCAGGGGCTCAGGTGTATGAGCAGGCACCCCCCAGCCCACCAGCCAGTCCCTCATCCTTGGGCCGTAGGCTGAAGCCCTCAGACCGAGATGGGACACCGCTGTACCCCTGGCCTCGGTCCCTGGCCTTGCCCCTGGCTCTGTCAGTCTCCTCAGCCCTGCAGCCCCGGCCTGAGCGGCAGTCCTTCCCAGAGCTGCGGTTGGGCCGCCGTGGCCACATGCGTCGCAGTGAGAGCACCTGCACCGTCAATAGTACTGGTCGGCGGGGGGGCAGCACCCAGGGTCGGGCCCTACCTGGACGAGGACGGGATCCAGGTGGGAGCACCCTGCGGTCTGCAGCCTCCCTGCCTCACATAGCTAAGACTCAAAAGGAGGTAGGCCGTGGTGCCAGCAGGAGCCCCTGCCTGTTGGTGGCCCTGCGGCCAACCAACATGGACCATGAGCGGAAAAAGTTCTTCCAGTCCCATTACACCTACAACCCACAGTTCGAGTACCAGGAGCCGATGCCTACAGCTGTGCTGGAGAAGTACTGTGAGGCCTCTGGACAGTTCATCCATCAG GCAGTTGGCATCATTGAAGCTGTCCTGGAGAAGTTTGGCACCTACGAACACTTTGAGGCTGCTACCGGGGGCCAGCTACTGACCAAGTGCCAGATCTGGTCCATTGTGCGCAAATACATGCAGAAGGAGGGCTGCGTTGGGGAG GTTGTGGTGCAGCTGAGTGAAGACCTGCTGTCCCAGGCAGTGATGATGGTGGAGAATAGCCGACCAACACTGGCCATCAACCTGACTGGAGCCCGCCAGTATTGGCTGGAGGGCATGCTGCGGCACGAGATAG GCACCCACTACCTGCGGGGTGTGAACAACGCGCGGCAGCCATGGCACAACGCCGAGGGTCGGCTGCAGTACGGGCTGCGGCCAGCGAACCCCACCGAGGAGGGCCTGGCCAGCCTGCACAGCGTGCTGTTCCGTAAGCAGCCCTTCCTGTGGCGCGCGGCACTACTCTACTACACCGTCCATCGTGCCGCGCGCATGTCCTTCCGCCAGCTTTTCCAGGACTTGGCGCGCTACGTGCAGGACGCTGATGTGCGCTGGGAGTACTGCGTGCGGGCCAAGCGCGGCCAGACTGACACCTCACTGCCAG GCTGCTTCAGCAAGGACCAGGTGTACCTAGACGGCATCGTGCACATTCTGCGGCACCGCCAGACCATCGATTTCCCGTTACTGACCTCTCTGGGCAAG GTGTCCTATGAGGATATAGACCATCTGCGGCCCCATGGGGTACTGGACAATACCCGGGTACCCCACTTCATGCAGGACCTGGCACGCTATCGGCAGCAGCTGGAGCATATCATGGCCACCAACCGGCTGGATGAAGCAGAGCTGGGCCGCCTGCTGCCTGACTGA
- the EXOC3L1 gene encoding exocyst complex component 3-like protein isoform X2 has product MDSTTKNEMQPALLPGPEWPEQERAERLARGAALKWASGIFYRPEQLARLGQYRSREVQRTCSLEARMKSVVQSYLEGVKTGVWQLAQGLEAMQEAREALGQAHGLLRGMVETVQALEPLREQVSQHKQLQALSQLLPRLQAVPAAVAHTQSLIDAQRLLEAYVSLRELEQLQEETWASLGHLELPIFEGLGPLSEALGQAVEAAVGAAGQLAREDPALLVAAVRVAEVETGRTTSLEQAPRDWRQRCLRALQEGLEQVHFGTHLLPGPGALAGWLEALRVALPAELARAEALIAPCCPPHYRVVQLWAHTLHSGLRRCLQQFLEGPELGAADAFTLLHWALHVYLGPEMMGSLDLGPEADVSQLEPLLTLENIEQLEATFVSKVQANVVQWLQKALDGEVAEWGREQEPDTDPSGFYHSPMPAIVLQILEENIRVSSLVSESLQRRVHGMALSELGAFLRSFSDALIRFSRDHLRGEAMAPHYVSYLLAALNHQSALSSSVSVLQPDGVALGALAPVEAALEELQRRICRLVLEALLVELQPLFMALPSRQWLSSPELLDDVCERTARFCRDFWRVRNPAVQLLLAEAERTVVLQYLCALMQGRLVCRGADERNQAAERLQHDAMQLRDLFLDLGLEESFQCAPVLLTLRKLLNLRDPTMLGLEVAGLRQQFPDVSEDHVSALLDLRGDVSREQRLAALSSLQAGPQPSPPAGRRALFSLVPAPTPAPSSCLPSGPCA; this is encoded by the exons ATGGACTCAACAACCAAGAACGAAATGCAGCCTGCACTTCTCCCTG GGCCTGAGTGGCCGGAGCAGGAGAGGGCGGAGCGGCTAGCCCGGGGTGCAGCACTCAAGTGGGCCTCAGGCATTTTCTACCGGCCGGAGCAGCTGGCCAGATTGGGCCAGTACCGCAGCCGTGAGGTGCAGCGTACCTGCTCCCTGGAAGCACGCATGAAG TCAGTGGTGCAGTCATACCTGGAGGGTGTGAAGACTGGTGTGTGGCAGCTGGCCCAGGGCCTTGAGGCCATGCAGGAAGCCCGtgaggccctgggccaggcccatGGGTTGCTCCGGGGCATGGTCGAGACTGTACAGGCACTAGAGCCCCTGCGGGAGCAGGTCAGCCAGCACAAACAACTGCAGGCCCTGTCTCAGCTGCTGCCCCGGCTGCAGGCAG TGCCAGCTGCAGTGGCCCACACACAGTCCTTGATTGATGCCCAACGGCTCTTGGAGGCATATGTGAGCCTTCGGGAGCTTGAGCAGCTGCAAGAGGAGACATGGGCATCTCTGGGGCACCTGGAGTTGCCAATCTTCGAGGGGTTGGGCCCTCTGTCGGAGGCACTGGGCCAGGCTGTGGAGGCGGCTGTAGGGGCCGCAGGACAGCTGGCACGGGAGGACCCAGCCCTGCTGGTGGCTGCTGTGCGTGTGGCGGAGGTGGAGACGGGCCGCACAACCTCCCTGGAGCAAGCCCCCCGGGACTGGCGGCAGCGCTGTCTGCGGGCACTACAGGAGGGCCTGGAGCAGGTCCACTTTGGGACACATCTGCTGCCTGGGCCAGGGGCCCTAGCAGGGTGGCTGGAGGCTCTGCGGGTGGCTCTACCAGCCGAGTTGGCCAGAGCTGAGGCACTAATAGCACCCTGCTGCCCACCGCACTACAGGGTGGTCCAGCTATGGGCCCACACCCTGCATAGTGGCCTGCGCCGCTGCCTACAGCAATTCCTGGAAGGGCCTGAGCTGGGAGCTGCTGATGCCTTCACCTTACTGCACTGGGCACTACATGTGTACCTGGG GCCAGAAATGATGGGGAGCCTGGACTTGGGGCCTGAGGCTGACGTGTCTCAGCTGGAGCCCCTCCTGACCCTGGAGAATATTGAGCAGCTTGAGGCAACATTTGTGTCCAAAGTCCAG GCAAATGTGGTGCAGTGGCTGCAGAAAGCACTGGATGGGGAAGTAGCTGAGTGGGGCCGGGAGCAGGAGCCTGACACAGACCCATCTGGCTTTTACCACTCACCAATGCCAGCCATCGTGCTTCAG ATCCTGGAAGAGAACATTCGAGTAAGCAGCCTGGTCAGTGAGTCACTGCAGCGGCGGGTGCATGGCATGGCACTGTCAGAACTGGGAGCATTCCTGAGAAG CTTCAGTGATGCCCTGATTCGATTCTCCCGAGACCACCTCAGAGGGGAAGCAATGGCCCCTCATTACGTGTCCTACCTACTGGCTGCCCTCAACCACCAATCAGCACTCAG CTCCTCCGTGTCGGTCTTGCAGCCCGACGGGGTGGCTTTAGGAGCCTTGGCTCCGGTGGAGGCAGCGCTGGAGGAGTTGCAGAGGAGGATATGTCGCCTGGTGTTGGAGGCACTGCTGGTGGAGCTACAG CCCCTGTTCATGGCTCTGCCCTCGCGCCAATGGCTGTCGAGCCCGGAGCTGCTGGATGATGTGTGCGAGAGGACGGCGCGCTTCTGCCGGGATTTTTGGCGTGTGCGGAATCCCGCTGTCCAG CTGCTGCTGGCCGAGGCTGAGCGTACCGTGGTGCTGCAGTACCTGTGTGCGCTAATGCAGGGCCGCCTGGTGTGCCGTGGTGCCGATGAGCGGAACCAGGCTGCCGAGCGCCTGCAGCACGATGCCATGCAGCTCCGAGATCTCTTCCTCGATTTG GGCCTGGAGGAAAGCTTTCAATGTGCGCCGGTGCTACTCACTCTGCGAAAGCTGCTGAATCTCCGCGATCCCACGATGCTTGGCTTGGAGGTGGCAGGCCTGCGGCAACAATTTCCTGACGTGAG TGAGGATCACGTCTCCGCCCTCTTGGACCTGCGCGGGGACGTGTCCCGAGAGCAGCGCCTAGCTGCACTCAGCTCCCTGCAGGCCGGCCCGCAGCCATCGCCTCCCGCGGGTCGCCGCGCTCTCTTCAGCCTCGTGCCAGCACCTACACCTGCTCCGTCCTCCTGCCTTCCTTCGGGGCCCTGTGCCTGA
- the EXOC3L1 gene encoding exocyst complex component 3-like protein isoform X1 has protein sequence MDSTTKNEMQPALLPGSSCPGPEWPEQERAERLARGAALKWASGIFYRPEQLARLGQYRSREVQRTCSLEARMKSVVQSYLEGVKTGVWQLAQGLEAMQEAREALGQAHGLLRGMVETVQALEPLREQVSQHKQLQALSQLLPRLQAVPAAVAHTQSLIDAQRLLEAYVSLRELEQLQEETWASLGHLELPIFEGLGPLSEALGQAVEAAVGAAGQLAREDPALLVAAVRVAEVETGRTTSLEQAPRDWRQRCLRALQEGLEQVHFGTHLLPGPGALAGWLEALRVALPAELARAEALIAPCCPPHYRVVQLWAHTLHSGLRRCLQQFLEGPELGAADAFTLLHWALHVYLGPEMMGSLDLGPEADVSQLEPLLTLENIEQLEATFVSKVQANVVQWLQKALDGEVAEWGREQEPDTDPSGFYHSPMPAIVLQILEENIRVSSLVSESLQRRVHGMALSELGAFLRSFSDALIRFSRDHLRGEAMAPHYVSYLLAALNHQSALSSSVSVLQPDGVALGALAPVEAALEELQRRICRLVLEALLVELQPLFMALPSRQWLSSPELLDDVCERTARFCRDFWRVRNPAVQLLLAEAERTVVLQYLCALMQGRLVCRGADERNQAAERLQHDAMQLRDLFLDLGLEESFQCAPVLLTLRKLLNLRDPTMLGLEVAGLRQQFPDVSEDHVSALLDLRGDVSREQRLAALSSLQAGPQPSPPAGRRALFSLVPAPTPAPSSCLPSGPCA, from the exons ATGGACTCAACAACCAAGAACGAAATGCAGCCTGCACTTCTCCCTG GCTCTTCCTGCCCAGGGCCTGAGTGGCCGGAGCAGGAGAGGGCGGAGCGGCTAGCCCGGGGTGCAGCACTCAAGTGGGCCTCAGGCATTTTCTACCGGCCGGAGCAGCTGGCCAGATTGGGCCAGTACCGCAGCCGTGAGGTGCAGCGTACCTGCTCCCTGGAAGCACGCATGAAG TCAGTGGTGCAGTCATACCTGGAGGGTGTGAAGACTGGTGTGTGGCAGCTGGCCCAGGGCCTTGAGGCCATGCAGGAAGCCCGtgaggccctgggccaggcccatGGGTTGCTCCGGGGCATGGTCGAGACTGTACAGGCACTAGAGCCCCTGCGGGAGCAGGTCAGCCAGCACAAACAACTGCAGGCCCTGTCTCAGCTGCTGCCCCGGCTGCAGGCAG TGCCAGCTGCAGTGGCCCACACACAGTCCTTGATTGATGCCCAACGGCTCTTGGAGGCATATGTGAGCCTTCGGGAGCTTGAGCAGCTGCAAGAGGAGACATGGGCATCTCTGGGGCACCTGGAGTTGCCAATCTTCGAGGGGTTGGGCCCTCTGTCGGAGGCACTGGGCCAGGCTGTGGAGGCGGCTGTAGGGGCCGCAGGACAGCTGGCACGGGAGGACCCAGCCCTGCTGGTGGCTGCTGTGCGTGTGGCGGAGGTGGAGACGGGCCGCACAACCTCCCTGGAGCAAGCCCCCCGGGACTGGCGGCAGCGCTGTCTGCGGGCACTACAGGAGGGCCTGGAGCAGGTCCACTTTGGGACACATCTGCTGCCTGGGCCAGGGGCCCTAGCAGGGTGGCTGGAGGCTCTGCGGGTGGCTCTACCAGCCGAGTTGGCCAGAGCTGAGGCACTAATAGCACCCTGCTGCCCACCGCACTACAGGGTGGTCCAGCTATGGGCCCACACCCTGCATAGTGGCCTGCGCCGCTGCCTACAGCAATTCCTGGAAGGGCCTGAGCTGGGAGCTGCTGATGCCTTCACCTTACTGCACTGGGCACTACATGTGTACCTGGG GCCAGAAATGATGGGGAGCCTGGACTTGGGGCCTGAGGCTGACGTGTCTCAGCTGGAGCCCCTCCTGACCCTGGAGAATATTGAGCAGCTTGAGGCAACATTTGTGTCCAAAGTCCAG GCAAATGTGGTGCAGTGGCTGCAGAAAGCACTGGATGGGGAAGTAGCTGAGTGGGGCCGGGAGCAGGAGCCTGACACAGACCCATCTGGCTTTTACCACTCACCAATGCCAGCCATCGTGCTTCAG ATCCTGGAAGAGAACATTCGAGTAAGCAGCCTGGTCAGTGAGTCACTGCAGCGGCGGGTGCATGGCATGGCACTGTCAGAACTGGGAGCATTCCTGAGAAG CTTCAGTGATGCCCTGATTCGATTCTCCCGAGACCACCTCAGAGGGGAAGCAATGGCCCCTCATTACGTGTCCTACCTACTGGCTGCCCTCAACCACCAATCAGCACTCAG CTCCTCCGTGTCGGTCTTGCAGCCCGACGGGGTGGCTTTAGGAGCCTTGGCTCCGGTGGAGGCAGCGCTGGAGGAGTTGCAGAGGAGGATATGTCGCCTGGTGTTGGAGGCACTGCTGGTGGAGCTACAG CCCCTGTTCATGGCTCTGCCCTCGCGCCAATGGCTGTCGAGCCCGGAGCTGCTGGATGATGTGTGCGAGAGGACGGCGCGCTTCTGCCGGGATTTTTGGCGTGTGCGGAATCCCGCTGTCCAG CTGCTGCTGGCCGAGGCTGAGCGTACCGTGGTGCTGCAGTACCTGTGTGCGCTAATGCAGGGCCGCCTGGTGTGCCGTGGTGCCGATGAGCGGAACCAGGCTGCCGAGCGCCTGCAGCACGATGCCATGCAGCTCCGAGATCTCTTCCTCGATTTG GGCCTGGAGGAAAGCTTTCAATGTGCGCCGGTGCTACTCACTCTGCGAAAGCTGCTGAATCTCCGCGATCCCACGATGCTTGGCTTGGAGGTGGCAGGCCTGCGGCAACAATTTCCTGACGTGAG TGAGGATCACGTCTCCGCCCTCTTGGACCTGCGCGGGGACGTGTCCCGAGAGCAGCGCCTAGCTGCACTCAGCTCCCTGCAGGCCGGCCCGCAGCCATCGCCTCCCGCGGGTCGCCGCGCTCTCTTCAGCCTCGTGCCAGCACCTACACCTGCTCCGTCCTCCTGCCTTCCTTCGGGGCCCTGTGCCTGA
- the E2F4 gene encoding transcription factor E2F4 isoform X1 encodes MAEAGPQAPPPPGTPSRHEKSLGLLTTKFVSLLQEAKDGVLDLKLAADTLAVRQKRRIYDITNVLEGIGLIEKKSKNSIQWKGVGPGCNTREIADKLIELKAEIEELQQREQELDQHKVWVQQSIRNVTEDVQNSCLAYVTHEDICRCFAGDTLLAIRAPSGTSLEVPIPEGLNGQKKYQIHLKSVSGPIEVLLVNKEAWSSPPVAVPVPPPEDLLQSPPAVSTPPTPPKPAMALTQDASRPSSPQMTTPTCVPGSIEAQGVTSPSAEITVSGGPGTNSKDSGELSSLPLGPTALDTRPLQSSALLDSSSSSSSSSNSSSSGPNPSTSFEPIKADPTGVLELPKELSEIFDPTRECMSSELLEELMSSEAWCFLQCLPLFSAFLRPLETMITSTTWTRVKVSVTSLMCLFSTSD; translated from the exons ATGGCGGAGGCCGGGCCACAGGCGCCGCCGCCCCCGGGTACTCCAAGCCGGCATGAGAAGAGCTTGGGACTTCTCACTACCAAGTTCGTGTCGCTTCTGCAGGAGGCCAAGGACGGCGTGCTTGACCTCAAGCTG gcagctGACACCCTAGCTGTGCGCCAGAAGCGGCGGATTTACGACATTACCAACGTGCTGGAAGGTATTGGGCTGATCGAGAAAAAATCCAAGAATAGCATCCAGTGGAA GGGTGTGGGGCCTGGTTGCAATACCCGGGAGATTGCGGACAAGCTGATTGAGCTCAAGGCAGAGATCGAGGAGCTGCAGCAGCGAGAGCAAGAACTGGACCAGCACAAGGTGTGGGTGCAGCAGAGCATCCGGAACGTCACAGAGGACGTACAGAACAGCTG CTTGGCCTACGTGACTCATGAGGACATCTGCAGATGCTTTGCTG GAGACACCCTCCTGGCCATCCGGGCTCCATCGGGCACCAGCCTGGAGGTACCCATCCCAGAG GGCCTCAATGGGCAGAAGAAGTACCAGATTCATTTGAAGAGTGTGAGTGGCCCCATCGAGGTGCTGCTGGTGAACAAGGAGGCATGGAGCTCGCCGCCTGTGGCAGTGCCTGTGCCACCCCCTGAAGATCTGCTCCAGAGCCCACCTGCTGTCTCTACCCCTCCAACTCCACCCAAACCTGCTATGGCCCTGACCCAGGATGCCTCACGCCCAAGTAGTCCCCAGATGACTACCCCCACCTGTGTACCCGGCAGCATCGAAGCCCAAGGGGTGACCAGTCCATCAGCTGAAATCACAG TGAGTGGCGGCCCTGGAACCAATAGCAAGGACAGTGGTGAGCTCAGCTCACTTCCGCTGGGCCCGACAGCACTGGACACTCGGCCACTGCAGTCCTCTGCCCTGCTGGACAgcagtagtagcagcagcagcagcagcaatagcAGTTCATCTGGACCCAACCCTTCTACCTCCTTTGAGCCCATCAAGGCAGACCCCACAGGTG ttcTGGAACTCCCCAAAGAACTGTCAGAAATCTTTGATCCCACACGAG agtGCATGAGCTCAGAGCTGCTGGAGGAGCTGATGTCCTCAGAAG CCTGGTGTTTTCTGCAGTGTTTGCCCCTCTTCTCCGCCTTTCTCCGCCCCCTGGAGACCATGATTACATCTACAACCTGGACGAGAGTGAAGGTGTCTGTGACCTCTTTGATGTGCCTGTTCTCAACCTCTGACTGA
- the NOL3 gene encoding nucleolar protein 3 codes for MGNAQERPSETIDRERKRLVETLQADSGLLLDALLARGVLTGPEYEALDALPDAERRVRRLLLVVQSKGEAACQELLRCAQRTARAPDPTWDWQHVGTGYRERSYDPPCPGHWTPEAASSGNPCPGLPRASHCDEAGDREGSEAVPSVTPEEFEPEVDAEASEEPEPTEGDEGALEPQMDPDPEPEAEPETEPEPEPEPEPEPEPEPEPEPEPEPDFQAGDESEDS; via the exons ATGGGCAACGCTCAGGAGAGGCCTTCGGAGACGATCGACCGCGAACGGAAACGCCTGGTAGAGACGCTGCAGGCGGACTCCGGACTGCTGTTGGATGCGCTGCTGGCGCGGGGCGTCCTCACCGGGCCCGAGTACGAGGCGTTGGACGCGCTGCCTGATGCCGAGCGCAGGGTGCGCCGCCTGCTGCTGGTCGTGCAGAGCAAGGGCGAGGCCGCCTGCCAGGAGCTACTGCGTTGCGCCCAGCGGACCGCGCGCGCGCCCGACCCCACCTGGGACTGGCAGCATGTGGGCACTG GCTACCGGGAACGAAGCTACGATCCTCCATGCCCAGGCCACTGGACGCCCGAGGCAGCCAGCTCAGGGAACCCATGCCCTGGGCTGCCCAGAGCTTCACACTGCGATGAGGCTGGAGATCGTGAGGGCTCGGAAGCAGTGCCATCCGTCACCCCCGAGGAGTTTGAGCCAGAGGTGGACGCTGAGGCCTCTGAAGAGCCTGAACCCACTGAAGGGGATGAGGGGGCGTTGGAACCACAGATGGATCCGGATCCAGAGCCAGAGGCAGAACCAGAGACTGAACCAGAACCAGAGCCTGAACCGGAGCcggagccagagccagagccggagccagagccagagccagagccagactTCCAGGCAGGGGATGAGTCTGAAG ATTCCTGA
- the E2F4 gene encoding transcription factor E2F4 isoform X2: MAEAGPQAPPPPGTPSRHEKSLGLLTTKFVSLLQEAKDGVLDLKLAADTLAVRQKRRIYDITNVLEGIGLIEKKSKNSIQWKGVGPGCNTREIADKLIELKAEIEELQQREQELDQHKVWVQQSIRNVTEDVQNSCLAYVTHEDICRCFAGDTLLAIRAPSGTSLEVPIPEGLNGQKKYQIHLKSVSGPIEVLLVNKEAWSSPPVAVPVPPPEDLLQSPPAVSTPPTPPKPAMALTQDASRPSSPQMTTPTCVPGSIEAQGVTSPSAEITVSGGPGTNSKDSGELSSLPLGPTALDTRPLQSSALLDSSSSSSSSSNSSSSGPNPSTSFEPIKADPTGVLELPKELSEIFDPTRECMSSELLEELMSSEVFAPLLRLSPPPGDHDYIYNLDESEGVCDLFDVPVLNL, from the exons ATGGCGGAGGCCGGGCCACAGGCGCCGCCGCCCCCGGGTACTCCAAGCCGGCATGAGAAGAGCTTGGGACTTCTCACTACCAAGTTCGTGTCGCTTCTGCAGGAGGCCAAGGACGGCGTGCTTGACCTCAAGCTG gcagctGACACCCTAGCTGTGCGCCAGAAGCGGCGGATTTACGACATTACCAACGTGCTGGAAGGTATTGGGCTGATCGAGAAAAAATCCAAGAATAGCATCCAGTGGAA GGGTGTGGGGCCTGGTTGCAATACCCGGGAGATTGCGGACAAGCTGATTGAGCTCAAGGCAGAGATCGAGGAGCTGCAGCAGCGAGAGCAAGAACTGGACCAGCACAAGGTGTGGGTGCAGCAGAGCATCCGGAACGTCACAGAGGACGTACAGAACAGCTG CTTGGCCTACGTGACTCATGAGGACATCTGCAGATGCTTTGCTG GAGACACCCTCCTGGCCATCCGGGCTCCATCGGGCACCAGCCTGGAGGTACCCATCCCAGAG GGCCTCAATGGGCAGAAGAAGTACCAGATTCATTTGAAGAGTGTGAGTGGCCCCATCGAGGTGCTGCTGGTGAACAAGGAGGCATGGAGCTCGCCGCCTGTGGCAGTGCCTGTGCCACCCCCTGAAGATCTGCTCCAGAGCCCACCTGCTGTCTCTACCCCTCCAACTCCACCCAAACCTGCTATGGCCCTGACCCAGGATGCCTCACGCCCAAGTAGTCCCCAGATGACTACCCCCACCTGTGTACCCGGCAGCATCGAAGCCCAAGGGGTGACCAGTCCATCAGCTGAAATCACAG TGAGTGGCGGCCCTGGAACCAATAGCAAGGACAGTGGTGAGCTCAGCTCACTTCCGCTGGGCCCGACAGCACTGGACACTCGGCCACTGCAGTCCTCTGCCCTGCTGGACAgcagtagtagcagcagcagcagcagcaatagcAGTTCATCTGGACCCAACCCTTCTACCTCCTTTGAGCCCATCAAGGCAGACCCCACAGGTG ttcTGGAACTCCCCAAAGAACTGTCAGAAATCTTTGATCCCACACGAG agtGCATGAGCTCAGAGCTGCTGGAGGAGCTGATGTCCTCAGAAG TGTTTGCCCCTCTTCTCCGCCTTTCTCCGCCCCCTGGAGACCATGATTACATCTACAACCTGGACGAGAGTGAAGGTGTCTGTGACCTCTTTGATGTGCCTGTTCTCAACCTCTGA